The following coding sequences lie in one Apium graveolens cultivar Ventura chromosome 3, ASM990537v1, whole genome shotgun sequence genomic window:
- the LOC141713033 gene encoding lysine-specific demethylase JMJ27-like, with translation MGSDTCLNEGSEEDEECSRVVSMNNGDWEDNKKRTFDQIFGEEGHSIGLKTRRRGRPKGSKNKKKKIVSFRGETVFDHSFEGVVAVGQVKARRGRPKGSKNKKKQIVCFPGETGFHQSFLCDEDGAQGKGNMRGRRGRPKGSKNKKKKIVAGDVSNQFLVNLQGERDILAGMTHQISECDKEEAQTLGRKTVGRQRRKASKIKERIVVLRTGRRGRPKGSRTKKKENGDAGSGWLVVWERDRDMVAQVSGEGTDKPKGQEIHDAVDSSSDCTIVWERDRKMVAGVTGEGIDKPKGRRGRPKGSKNKKKNFGAEEKIEDPRGNVLEVEEMTGMPGLKTTKRDKLIEEKQVVLDAEENLFCKSTMGNGHITDEKVVAVNGRPLAKCSATSFDVLGIVKNRDQDGSSKVMKNKNRTFASSKRSLRGDSMVFHKCKSGQVGGYEKKPLHVVASDIGANNKELITDKDLGRYQGRPRKCVKEVNNSKCMGVTKDDGYSDAEISDKTRRNSEQRSLTCHQCRNIKSNVVNCMKCKRRRYCPECLTKWYPERTILDAKNACPYCCRNCNCKPCLQADMIPMDTRYEVDENIRLQRSVYLLQKTLPLLRHIQEEQSCEIDVEARIQGFQFREADVGKAAVDDDDRVYCDNCNTSIVNFLRSCPNPDCSYDLCLSCCRELRKGIQPGGTEADSSYHQFLERSHKNVTNVGEPDSENILESQVTLPVDVCLHDMSGNFPDWMAETNGAIPCPPNARGGCGSRILSLRRILDADWVLKLICKAEALVSNHRLPDVEVLEGCHICIPNSSAQDSSKVYSNVRQAANRKNSNDNLLYCPVADKSSEQEFKHFQMHWTKGEPVIVRDVLEKTSGLSWEPMVMWRAFRSTKKEAFSVPAIDCFDWCEVEINIHQFFRGYLEGRRHRSGWPEMLKLKDWPPTNSFEECLPRHGAEFIAMLPYSDYTHPKSGVLNLATKLPDAAPKPDLGPKTYIAYGYPDELGRGDSVTKLHCDVSDAVNILTHTRKSEIGTYKLKTINALQKKYNAEDENDFLGGVTHKHGSTNSQTRCSDAEKNLCFQGDVIVEANFGGIGCSGNGTSVTSHSPLVDKAAAGQDCPSMDPIKTPCRSSKIEDSCNNTFSQHSEDRKPSNDNHVLDANILSYKTTAVAEANVVADPTNRENDSVEVGHGGAVWDIFRRQDVPKLIEYLLKHRKEFRDIKNLPMNLVVHPIHDQTFYLNERHKRQLKEEFEIEPWTFEQHHGEAVFVPAGCPHQVRNKQSCIKVALDFVSPDNVEECIRLTDEFRLLPKSHRSKEDKLEVKKMALHAANLAVDEAKQLMEKLGTQPRAGNSADLAEQTRTGIMCCE, from the exons ATGGGTTCTGACACTTGTTTGAATGAGGGTTCTGAGGAGGATGAGGAGTGTAGTAGGGTTGTTTCTATGAATAATGGGGATTGGGAGGATAATAAAAAGAGGACTTTTGATCAGATTTTTGGTGAGGAGGGTCATTCTATTGGCCTTAAAACTCGTAGGAGAGGGAGGCCCAAGGGTTCTAAAAATAAGAAGAAAAAGATTGTTTCTTTTCGAGGAGAGACTGTCTTTGATCACAGTTTTGAGGGGGTTGTGGCTGTAGGCCAAGTGAAGGCTAGGAGAGGGAGGCCAAAGGGTTCCAAGAATAAGAAGAAACAAATTGTTTGTTTTCCGGGAGAGACCGGTTTTCATCAGAGTTTTCTATGTGATGAAGATGGGGCTCAGGGTAAAGGGAATATGAGGGGTCGGAGAGGGAGGCCAAAGGGTTCCAAGAATAAGAAAAAAAAGATTGTGGCAGGTGATGTTAGTAATCAGTTTCTTGTTAATTTACAAGGAGAAAGAGACATTTTGGCAGGGATGACTCATCAGATTTCGGAATGTGATAAAGAGGAGGCTCAGACTCTAGGGCGGAAAACTGTTGGGAGACAGAGACGTAAGGCTTCTAAGATTAAGGAAAGAATTGTTGTTTTACGTACGGGTCGTCGGGGTCGGCCAAAGGGTTCGAGAACTAAGAAGAAAGAGAATGGTGATGCAGGTAGTGGTTGGTTAGTTGTTTGGGAAAGAGACAGAGATATGGTGGCACAAGTAAGTGGTGAAGGAACTGATAAACCCAAAGGTCAGGAAATTCATGATGCAGTTGATTCGAGTAGTGATTGTACAATTGTTTGGGAAAGAGACAGAAAAATGGTGGCAGGAGTAACCGGTGAAGGAATTGATAAACCCAAAGGTCGCCGTGGCCGACCAAAGGGTtcaaaaaacaagaaaaagaattttggagctgAAGAGAAGATTGAGGATCCCCGTGGGAATGTTCTTGAAGTAGAGGAGATGACAGGAATGCCTGGTTTAAAAACTACTAAAAGAGACAAGCTTATTGAAGAGAAACAAGTAGTGCTTGATGCAGAAGAGAACCTTTTTTGTAAGAGTACTATGGGCAATGGTCACATAACTGACGAGAAAGTTGTTGCAGTTAATGGTAGACCTTTAGCCAAATGTTCTGCCACTAGCTTTGACGTATTAGGAATTGTTAAGAACAGAGATCAAGATGGTAGCTCTAAAGTCATGAAGAATAAGAACAGAACCTTTGCCTCATCGAAAAGGAGCTTACGTGGAGATAGCATGGTGTTTCACAAATGCAAGTCAGGTCAAGTAGGGGGTTATGAGAAAAAGCCTCTTCATGTTGTTGCCAGTGATATTGGTGCCAACAATAAGGAGTTGATTACAGACAAGGATCTTGGAAGGTATCAAGGAAGACCAAGGAAGTGCGTCAAGGAGGTTAACAACTCCAAATGCATGGGTGTCACAAAAGATGATGGATACAGCGATGCAGAAATATCA GACAAAACAAGACGGAATTCGGAGCAACGGAGTTTAACTTGTCACCAATGTAGAAATATTAAGAGCAATGTTGTTAATTGTATGAAGTGCAAGAGGAGACGCTACTGCCCCGAGTGCTTGACAAAGTG GTACCCCGAGAGAACAATATTGGATGCGAAGAATGCTTGCCCATATTGCTGCAGGAATTGTAATTGCAAACCTTGTCTTCAGGCAGATATGATCCCCATG GATACTCGTTACGAAGTAGATGAGAATATTAGATTGCAAAGGTCAGTTTATCTGCTTCAAAAAACTCTGCCTCTTCTCAGGCATATTCAGGAGGAGCAGAGCTGTGAGATTGATGTGGAAGCCCGCATACAGG GATTTCAATTTAGAGAAGCGGATGTAGGAAAAGCAGCAGTTGATGATGATGACCGAGTGTACTG TGACAATTGCAATACGTCTATAGTTAACTTCCTTCGAAGCTGCCCAAACCCAGATTGCTCTTATGATCTCTGTCTCAGTTGCTGCCGTGAACTCAGAAAAGGCATCCAACCTGGTGGCACTGAAGCAGATTCTTCTTACCACCAATTCTTGGAGAGATCTCACAAAAATGTTACAAATGTGGGGGAACCAGATTCGGAAAACATTCTGGAGAGCCAAGTGACTCTTCCAGTAGATGTTTGTTTACATGACATGTCCGGCAACTTTCCAGATTGGATGGCAGAGACTAATGGTGCCATACCTTGTCCTCCCAATGCGCGTGGAGGTTGTGGTTCTAGAATTCTATCACTGAGACGAATTCTTGATGCTGACTGGGTGCTTAAGCTAATATGTAAAGCAGAAGCTCTTGTAAGCAACCATCGCTTGCCAGATGTTGAGGTTTTAGAAGGTTGTCATATCTGCATTCCCAACAGTTCTGCACAAGATAGTAGCAAGGTTTATTCTAATGTACGACAGGCTGCTAATAGGAAAAATAGCAATGACAACCTTCTATACTGTCCAGTTGCTGATAAATCAAGTGAACAAGAATTTAAGCATTTTCAAATGCATTGGACAAAAGGTGAACCAGTTATAGTTAGAGATGTCCTAGAAAAAACCTCGGGTCTTAGTTGGGAGCCAATGGTCATGTGGAGGGCTTTCAGGAGTACTAAGAAGGAAGCATTCAGTGTTCCGGCAATTGATTGCTTTGACTGGTGCGAG GTAGAAATTAATATTCACCAGTTCTTCAGAGGCTACTTAGAGGGTCGAAGGCATCGTAGTGGGTGGCCAGAGATGTTGAAGCTTAAGGACTGGCCACCAACAAACTCGTTCGAAGAATGTTTGCCTAGACATGGTGCTGAATTTATTGCCATGCTTCCCTACAGTGATTATACTCATCCCAAGTCTGGTGTTTTGAATCTTGCTACAAAACTTCCTGACGCTGCTCCGAAGCCAGATTTAGGACCAAAGACTTACATTGCTTATGGATATCCAGATGAGCTTGGTAGAGGGGATTCAGTTACAAAATTGCATTGCGACGTTTCTGATGCA GTAAACATACTGACACACACAAGAAAATCAGAGATTGGTACTTATAAACTTAAAACCATCAATGCATTGCAAAAAAAATATAATGCTGAAGATGAAAATGACTTCCTGGGTGGTGTAACACATAAGCATGGAAGCACCAATTCACAAACCAGATGCTCTGATGCTGAAAAGAACTTGTGTTTCCAAGGTGATGTAATTGTAGAAGCAAACTTTGGGGGTATAGGTTGTAGTGGCAACGGTACAAGTGTAACCAGCCATTCACCCTTAGTAGATAAAGCTGCAGCAGGCCAAGATTGTCCTAGTATGGATCCTATTAAAACTCCTTGCCGCTCTTCTAAAATTGAAGATTCATGCAATAACACATTCTCACAACACTCCGAGGATAGGAAGCCTAGCAACGATAATCATGTCCTGGATGCAAATATCCTGAGCTATAAAACCACAGCTGTGGCAGAGGCAAATGTTGTTGCAGATCCAACTAATAGAGAAAATGATAGTGTTGAGGTTGGTCATGGAGGTGCTGTTTGGGATATTTTCCGTAGGCAGGATGTGCCCAAGTTGATTGAGTACTTGCTTAAGCATAGGAAAGAATTCCGTGACATAAAGAATCTTCCTATGAATTTG GTTGTACATCCCATTCATGACCAGACTTTCTACTTGAATGAGAGGCACAAGAGACAGTTGAAGGAGGAATTTG AAATTGAACCATGGACATTTGAGCAACACCATGGCGAGGCTGTGTTCGTTCCTGCTGGATGCCCGCATCAAGTGAGAAATAAGCAG TCATGTATTAAAGTGGCCCTTGACTTTGTCTCCCCTGACAATGTTGAAGAATGCATCCGGTTGACAGATGAGTTTCGTTTGCTTCCAAAATCCCACAGATCCAAGGAAGATAAGTTGGAG GTTAAAAAGATGGCACTACACGCTGCGAATCTTGCTGTTGATGAAGCCAAACAACTGATGGAGAAACTTGG TACCCAACCGCGAGCTGGCAATTCGGCAGACCTAGCGGAACAAACAAGAACAGGAATTATGTGCTGCGAGTAA
- the LOC141713034 gene encoding putative pectinesterase/pectinesterase inhibitor 61, with the protein MGYGRLGSTELRSPGDLNPITTSNSSITINKKSSKLKFLLIFAVTLIVASGVSVAVLVGIRDKSDGSQAEMSHQKPSQAMSRACSKTRYPDLCVNSLLDFPGSVTASTSDLVHISVNMTLQHFGRALYTSTDINNLQMDSLTRAAYDDCLELLQDSVDQLSRSLTSVAPLQKSNGQAVGNNNDVLTWLSAAMTNQDTCTEGFEGVNSKVKKDMEDRLKDLSELVSNALAIFTATKNDDFRGIPIQNRRLLEYDELDEFPKWLSRKDRKLLGAPVSSIHADIVVAKDGSGTVKTIVEAIKKVPEHSNRRTVIYVKAGKYEEDNIKVGRKKINVMFIGEGKGKTVITGRKSVSDSVTTFHTASFAATGAGFIARDISFENYAGAGKHQAVALRIGADHGVVYRCSIVGYQDTLYVHSNRQFYRECDIYGTVDFIFGNAAVVFQSCNIYARKPMPGQKNTITAQNRKDPNQNTGISIHACKIVATSDLEASKGSYPTYLGRPWKLYSRTVYMMSNMGDHIHPRGWLEWNGNFALDTLYYGEYMNSGPGGAVGQRVKWPGYRVITSPVEAGRYTVGQFIFGSSWLPATGVAFVSGLTV; encoded by the exons ATGGGGTACGGTAGGCTGGGATCAACTGAGCTCAGGAGTCCTGGGGACTTGAATCCAATTACTACAAGCAATTCGTCCATTACGATTAACAAGAAATCGTCTAAACTCAAATTCCTGTTAATATTTGCGGTCACGCTTATTGTTGCATCAGGAGTCTCCGTTGCAGTTCTTGTGGGCATTCGAGATAAATCCGATGGATCCCAGGCAGAAATGTCGCATCAGAAGCCAAGCCAGGCTATGTCACGTGCCTGTAGCAAAACTCGCTACCCTGACCTCTGTGTCAATTCACTACTCGACTTTCCTGGTTCCGTCACTGCTTCTACGTCGGACCTCGTCCACATTTCCGTAAATATGACTCTCCAGCATTTCGGGCGCGCACTCTATACTTCCACCGACATTAATAACCTCCAGATGGACTCGCTTACACGTGCAGCCTACGATGATTGCCTGGAACTGCTTCAAGACTCCGTTGACCAGCTCTCCCGCTCGTTGACCTCTGTCGCGCCTCTACAGAAAAGTAACGGACAGGCTGTAGGGAACAATAACGACGTGCTGACGTGGCTCAGCGCGGCCATGACGAACCAGGACACGTGTACGGAGGGATTTGAGGGCGTGAATAGTAAAGTAAAAAAAGACATGGAGGACAGACTGAAAGACTTGTCTGAATTAGTGAGCAACGCCTTGGCAATATTTACCGCGACTAAGAATGACGATTTTAGGGGAATTCCCATTCAAAATCGGAGATTATTAGAGTACGATGAATTGGACGAGTTTCCAAAATGGTTGTCAAGGAAAGATAGAAAATTATTAGGTGCGCCTGTATCGTCCATACATGCCGATATTGTGGTGGCGAAAGACGGTTCGGGGACCGTCAAGACGATCGTGGAGGCAATCAAGAAAGTGCCGGAACATAGTAATCGGCGTACCGTTATATACGTGAAAGCTGGAAA GTACGAAGAGGATAATATTAAGGTGGGAAGGAAGAAGATAAATGTGATGTTCATTGGTGAGGGGAAGGGCAAAACAGTAATAACAGGACGAAAAAGCGTTAGTGACAGTGTTACAACATTCCATACCGCTTCTTTCG CGGCAACGGGTGCTGGTTTTATTGCAAGGGACATATCATTTGAGAACTATGCTGGAGCAGGAAAGCATCAGGCTGTGGCTCTCCGTATCGGAGCAGATCACGGTGTCGTTTACAGGTGTAGCATTGTCGGATACCAGGATACCTTATACGTACATTCTAACCGACAGTTTTACCGAGAATGTGATATTTATGGAACGGTGGACTTCATATTCGGAAATGCAGCTGTAGTGTTTCAGAGTTGTAACATCTACGCTCGTAAGCCAATGCCCGGTCAGAAAAACACAATTACTGCTCAGAACCGAAAAGATCCTAATCAAAACACGGGTATCTCAATCCATGCTTGTAAAATTGTAGCAACATCGGATCTGGAGGCATCCAAAGGCAGCTATCCTACATATTTAGGAAGGCCTTGGAAATTATATTCACGAACAGTGTACATGATGTCAAACATGGGTGATCATATTCATCCCAGAGGATGGCTCGAGTGGAATGGAAATTTCGCGCTTGACACATTGTATTATGGGGAATACATGAATTCTGGTCCGGGAGGGGCGGTTGGACAACGCGTAAAGTGGCCTGGTTACCGGGTAATCACATCTCCGGTTGAAGCGGGTAGGTATACGGTTGGACAATTTATATTCGGATCCTCGTGGTTACCTGCAACAGGGGTGGCTTTCGTGTCAGGTTTAACAGTTTAA